Proteins from one Streptosporangium becharense genomic window:
- a CDS encoding PP2C family protein-serine/threonine phosphatase → MVETTGDGPLRDDGEQTLDGPMHGDGEQTLGGLVAAHHLATVEDLPGLVAGYAGLIGFSQPTLYVADLQHQFLVPLPGQYDADGEPLKRIRIDTTLAGRAFRSMEIIQTRLADPSHHPEDTSTRLLTEQDPRRLWMPLLDGTERVGALGVNVSGGDEVIRWRAAQLASLTALLITSKRAASDTYARLVRTQPMQLSAEVLWTLLPMRTFATERVMVSAALEPAYLVGGDAFDYAVAGDTLHLSIFDAMGHDTAAGLTATIAMGACRNSRRQGAGLLARSEVIDAAIAEQFGGDRFATGVLADLDTRTGLLSWVNRGHHPPLVLRGGRLVAMLEAPADPPMGFGMGAFTEPSHYQLEPGDRLLFYTDGIIEAKNPAGQEFGLERFVDFVVRREADGVPPPETLRRLIQTLLEHQQDHLDDDATVLLVEWRTQMYHRLLL, encoded by the coding sequence GTGGTGGAGACGACGGGGGACGGGCCGTTGCGCGACGACGGCGAGCAGACGCTGGACGGGCCGATGCACGGTGACGGCGAGCAGACACTGGGCGGGCTGGTCGCCGCCCATCACCTGGCCACCGTGGAGGACCTGCCGGGCCTGGTCGCCGGATACGCCGGCCTGATCGGCTTCTCCCAGCCGACGTTGTACGTGGCCGACCTGCAACACCAGTTCCTGGTGCCGCTGCCCGGCCAGTACGACGCCGACGGCGAGCCGCTGAAGCGCATCCGCATCGACACCACCCTGGCCGGAAGGGCCTTCCGCTCCATGGAGATCATCCAGACCCGGCTCGCGGACCCTTCCCACCACCCCGAGGACACCTCCACGCGGCTTCTCACCGAGCAGGATCCGCGGCGGTTGTGGATGCCGCTGCTGGACGGCACCGAACGCGTCGGCGCGCTCGGGGTGAACGTGTCCGGCGGTGACGAGGTCATCCGGTGGCGGGCCGCCCAGCTGGCCTCGCTGACCGCGCTGCTGATCACCAGCAAACGCGCCGCCAGCGACACCTACGCCCGGCTGGTGCGCACCCAGCCGATGCAGCTGTCCGCCGAGGTGCTGTGGACGCTGCTGCCCATGCGCACCTTCGCCACCGAGCGGGTGATGGTCAGCGCCGCGCTGGAACCGGCCTACCTGGTCGGTGGAGACGCCTTCGACTACGCGGTGGCCGGTGACACCCTGCATCTGTCGATCTTCGACGCCATGGGACACGACACCGCCGCCGGGCTGACCGCCACCATCGCGATGGGCGCCTGCCGCAACAGCCGCCGCCAGGGTGCCGGCCTGCTGGCCAGGAGCGAGGTGATCGACGCGGCGATCGCCGAGCAGTTCGGCGGCGACCGCTTCGCCACCGGCGTCCTGGCCGATCTCGACACCCGGACCGGCCTGCTGAGCTGGGTCAACCGGGGGCATCACCCGCCGCTGGTGCTGCGCGGCGGACGACTGGTGGCCATGCTGGAGGCGCCCGCCGACCCGCCGATGGGGTTCGGGATGGGCGCGTTCACCGAGCCGTCCCACTACCAGCTGGAACCCGGCGACCGGTTGCTGTTCTACACCGACGGCATCATCGAGGCCAAGAACCCCGCCGGGCAGGAGTTCGGCCTGGAGCGCTTCGTCGACTTCGTCGTCCGCCGCGAGGCCGACGGCGTGCCGCCCCCCGAGACGCTGCGCCGCCTGATCCAGACCCTCCTGGAGCACCAGCAGGACCACCTCGATGACGACGCCACCGTCCTGCTGGTCGAATGGCGCACCCAGATGTACCACCGCCTCCTGTTATGA